Proteins from a single region of Calypte anna isolate BGI_N300 chromosome 26, bCalAnn1_v1.p, whole genome shotgun sequence:
- the FRS3 gene encoding fibroblast growth factor receptor substrate 3: MGSCCSCLCRDSIPENHPTKFKVTNVDDEGNELGSGVMELTQTELILHTQKRDAVRWPFLCLRRYGYDSNLFSFESGRRCQTGQGIFAFKCSRAEEIFNLLQDLMQCNSINVVEEPVVITRNSHPTQQEQSRTPQAPNSLGYTVPGFPNGFHSFPGESLSYSAAHHPSVSSLRHSSVGEDSTHALLGPDEQSHTYVNTANGDQELRGRHCMHSLPEVHPPFPPRNHSCSLEDRNPQVFLQPGEVKFVLGPRRICRHHRECRAPFCPPNNNNNDCQEDCPSPQCVYENLNGLLPPSTSSLCRGGRLKLPREDGALPGCSHRRTALLHYENLPSLPPVWECQPLQHGQKDTEDMLTPSPNGYSEAGEEDPLQNYINSEKTALHGGSSQRRGGFLPKPRRGCMPNVFSFDFPRPCPEQPRQLNYIQVELEAEPHKGHQNLAVPQVPPPATHQTRRTDSYAVIDLKKTAAMSSLQRALPRDDGTSRKTRHNSTDLPL, from the exons atggggagctgctgcagttgTCTGTGCAGGGACAGCATCCCAGAAAACCATCCCACCAAATTTAAG GTGACAAACGTGGATGATGAAGGCAACGAGCTGGGATCTGGGGTGATGGAGCTGACACAGACAGAGCTGATCTTGCACACTCAGAAGAGAGATGCTGTCAGGTggcccttcctctgcctgcgCCGCTACGGCTACGACTCCAACCTCTTCTCCTTCGAGAGCGGCCGGCGCTGCCAGACAGGGCAGG GGATTTTTGCCTTCAAGTGTTCCAGAGCAGAGGAAATCTTTAATCTGCTTCAGGACCTGATGCAGTGTAACAGCATCAACGTGGTGGAAGAGCCTGTTGTCATCACCAGGAACAGTCACCCCACTCAGCAGGAGCAATCCCGGACCCCCCAGGCACCCAACA GTCTGGGGTACACTGTCCCAGGATTTCCCAATGGAtttcacagcttccctggagaaAGCCTGTCCTACTCAGCAGCCCACCACCCCTCTGTGAGCAGCCTGAGGCATTCCTCTGTGGGGGAAGACTCCACTCATGCCCTTCTTGGGCCTGATGAACAG TCCCACACCTACGTCAACACGGCCAATGGTGATCAGGAGCTGAGGGGCAGACACTGTATGCACTCCTTGCCTGAAGTCcaccctcctttcccccctaGGAACCACAGCTGCTCCCTCGAAGACCGCAACCCCCAGGTTTTTCTGCAGCCCGGGGAGGTTAAGTTCGTCTTAGGTCCCAGACGCATCTGTCGGCACCACCGGGAGTGCAGGGCGCCCTTCTGCccccccaacaacaacaacaacgaCTGCCAGGAGGACTGTCCTTCACCCCAGTGTGTCTATGAGAACCTCAATGGCTTGCtgccccccagcacctcctctctctgccGGGGTGGCCGTTTGAAACTCCCCCGGGAGGACGGGGCTTTGCCCGGCTGCTCGCATCGCAGGACGGCTCTGCTGCACTATGAGAATTTGCCCTCCCTGCCCCCGGTGTGGGAGTGCCAGCCCCTGCAGCACGGCCAGAAGGACACTGAGGACATGCTGACACCTTCCCCCAATGGTTACTCCGAGGCTGGTGAAGAAGATCCCCTGCAGAACTACATCAACTCGGAGAAAACCGCCCTGCACGGGGGCAGCAGCCAGCGGCGCGGGGGCTTCCTGCCCAAACCTCGCCGTGGTTGCATGCCCAATGTCTTCAGCTTTGACTTCCCCCGGCCCTGCCCGGAGCAGCCTCGACAACTCAACTACATCCAGGTGGAACTGGAGGCTGAGCCACACAAGGGACATCAAAACCTGGCAGTCCCCCAGGTCCCACCTCCCGCCACCCACCAAACCCGCCGGACGGACTCCTACGCCGTCATTGACCTCAAAAAGACAGCGGCCATGTCCAGTTTGCAAAGGGCCCTGCCAAGGGATGATGGGACTTCCAGGAAAACTCGACACAACAGCACTGACCTGCCCCTCTAA